One segment of Bacteroides caecimuris DNA contains the following:
- a CDS encoding ABC transporter substrate-binding protein has translation MKALKNLSLLLLLVLAFTGCHNKSSKLADFNRTVYTPEYASGFDIKGADGKKSVLVTVTNPWQGADSITTNLFIARDDEEVPADFTGQMLKGDAERIVCMSSTHIAMLDAIGETGRVVGVSGIDYISNPDIQARRDSVGDVGYEGNINYELLLSLDPDLVLLYGVNGASSMEGKLKELDIPFMYVGDYLEESPLGKAEWLVALSEVIGKRAEGEKVFAEIPVRYNVLKKKVADNILDAPSVMLNTPYGDSWFMPSTESYVARLIKDAGGDYIYKKNTGNASAPIDLEEAYLLASQADMWLHVGMANTLDELKAACPKFIDTRCFRGGQVYNNNARTNAAGGNDYYESAVVNPDLVLRDLVKIFHPELVEEDFVYYKQLK, from the coding sequence ATGAAAGCATTAAAGAATTTAAGCCTGCTGTTGCTACTTGTATTGGCATTCACAGGCTGCCACAATAAAAGTTCAAAACTCGCCGATTTCAACCGAACGGTCTATACACCTGAATACGCTTCGGGGTTTGACATAAAAGGTGCAGACGGCAAAAAGAGCGTATTGGTTACCGTCACGAACCCTTGGCAGGGCGCCGACAGCATCACTACGAACCTGTTCATTGCCCGTGATGACGAAGAGGTTCCGGCGGATTTCACCGGTCAGATGCTCAAGGGGGATGCCGAGCGCATCGTCTGCATGTCCTCGACCCATATCGCCATGCTCGACGCAATCGGCGAAACGGGACGCGTAGTCGGCGTGTCAGGCATCGACTACATCTCCAATCCCGACATTCAGGCACGGCGGGACAGCGTTGGAGATGTGGGCTACGAAGGGAACATCAATTACGAACTGCTGCTCTCGCTTGACCCCGACCTCGTGTTGCTTTACGGCGTGAACGGGGCAAGCTCGATGGAGGGTAAGCTCAAAGAGTTGGATATCCCGTTCATGTATGTCGGCGATTACCTCGAAGAGTCTCCGCTGGGCAAAGCCGAATGGCTGGTGGCACTTTCGGAGGTTATCGGAAAACGGGCGGAGGGCGAAAAAGTATTCGCGGAAATCCCCGTCAGATACAATGTCCTGAAAAAGAAAGTAGCGGACAATATCCTCGACGCTCCGTCAGTCATGCTCAACACGCCTTACGGCGACAGCTGGTTCATGCCCTCGACCGAAAGCTATGTCGCCCGGTTAATCAAAGATGCCGGAGGCGATTACATCTACAAGAAGAACACAGGAAACGCTTCCGCGCCCATCGACCTCGAAGAGGCGTATCTGCTGGCCTCGCAAGCCGATATGTGGCTGCATGTGGGGATGGCGAACACGCTTGATGAACTGAAAGCCGCATGCCCGAAGTTCATCGACACCCGCTGTTTCCGTGGTGGACAGGTCTATAACAACAACGCCCGCACCAATGCTGCTGGCGGCAACGACTACTATGAGTCGGCGGTCGTAAATCCCGACCTCGTGCTGCGAGACCTCGTGAAGATATTCCACCCCGAACTGGTCGAGGAAGATTTCGTCTATTACAAGCAACTGAAATAG